From Saccharibacillus brassicae:
GCATTGAGTTCGTCCCGCAGCTCGCGCAGTCCCCGGAACGTCGGGCGGGCGCCTTCGGCGTCCCGGTCGAGCGGCGCCATCGTCATCAGGCCCACCACGTTCAGATGGGAATAGTCCCGCAGCTGCCGCACGAAATCGTATACTTCTTCGGGCGGCATGCCGGATTTGGAATCTTCGCCCGATACGTTGACCTGAACGAAGACGTTCACCTCTATATCGGACGCGGCGGCCTGACGTTCCAGTTCTTTGGCCAACGAGAGACGATCCAGCGAATGAATATACGCGAATCTCCCGATCACGTCTTTTACTTTATTGCTCTGCAGCTGGCCGATAAAATGCCACGTGCCCTGGCTGCCGAGCGCTTCCCATTTCGGTTTGGCGTTTTGCCAGCGGTTTTCGCCGATATGGCGAATGCCGCTGTCGAACACCTGCGCCGTTTTTTCCGTCGAGACGTACTTCGTTACCGCTAC
This genomic window contains:
- a CDS encoding YggS family pyridoxal phosphate-dependent enzyme is translated as MTLQQRIAHVNEKVAEACARAGRSPEEVNIVAVTKYVSTEKTAQVFDSGIRHIGENRWQNAKPKWEALGSQGTWHFIGQLQSNKVKDVIGRFAYIHSLDRLSLAKELERQAAASDIEVNVFVQVNVSGEDSKSGMPPEEVYDFVRQLRDYSHLNVVGLMTMAPLDRDAEGARPTFRGLRELRDELNAREAWSAPIEHLSMGMSGDFEVAIEEGATWLRLGSILVGKEED